The following coding sequences lie in one Pectobacterium sp. A5351 genomic window:
- a CDS encoding efflux RND transporter permease subunit — protein sequence MAKFFIDRPIFAWVLAIMVMLTGLLAIVKLPIAQYPTIAPPAIDVTATYPGADASTLQDSVTQVIEQNMNGIDNLMYMSSSSDSSGTVQITLTFEAGTDPDIAQVQVQNKLQLAMPLLPQEVQQQGVNVQKSSSSFLMVAAFISEDGKMSQEDIADYVAANVKDPISRTSGVGDAQLFGAQYAMRIWLDPNKLNNYQLTSGDVTAAIKVQNNQIAAGQLGGAPPVPGQQLNASIIAQTRLNSAEEFSKILLKVNADGSQVRLKDVARVELGAENYDTIARFNGQPAAGIGIKLATGANALDTATAVKNALTKAEEFFPAGLKVVYPYDTTPFVKISINEVVKTLVEAIVLVFLVMYLFLQNFRATLIPTIAVPVVLLGTFAILSAFGYSINTLTMFAMVLAIGLLVDDAIVVVENVERVMAEEGLSPKEATKRSMEQIQGALVGIALVLSAVFVPMAFTGGSTGAIYRQFSITIVSAMVLSVLVALILTPALCATLLKPIAKGDHGEKTGFFGWFNRLFEKSTHHYTDSVANILRSTGRYLVIYLLIVVGLALLFLRLPTSFLPDEDQGVLLNIVQLPSGATQENTQKIMDRMTQYYLENEKGNVKSVFTITGFGFSGRGQNAGLAFASLNDWSERSGAENKVQAIAGRANAVFSQYKEAIVIAANVPAIIELGTATGFDFQLIDQANLGHAKLTEARNQLLGMAAQRPDTLVQVRPNGMEDTPQFRLDIDQEKAQALGVSLSDISSTLATTLGGSYVNDFIDRGRVKKVYVQADAPFRMLPDDIKNWYIRGSNGQMVPFSAFTQSHWEYGSPRLERYNGQPSMQIQGEAAPGKSTGEAMALMENFVTQLPQGIGYEWTGMSYQERLSGNQAPAIYAISLIVVFLCLAALYESWSIPFSVMLVVPLGIIGALIAANMTGLENDVYFKVGLLTTIGLSAKNAILIVEFAKDLMEKEGKGLIEATLDAVRMRLRPILMTSLAFILGVMPLVISSGAGSGAQNAVGTGVMGGMITATVLAIFFVPVFFVVVRRRFGKKVDDTTAH from the coding sequence ATGGCTAAGTTTTTTATAGATCGACCCATTTTTGCATGGGTACTCGCCATCATGGTGATGCTGACGGGATTGCTGGCAATTGTTAAATTACCGATTGCCCAGTATCCGACGATCGCACCACCCGCGATTGACGTAACGGCAACTTATCCAGGGGCCGATGCATCAACGCTGCAAGATTCCGTGACGCAGGTTATCGAACAGAATATGAACGGTATCGATAACCTGATGTATATGTCATCAAGCAGTGACTCTTCTGGTACGGTTCAGATTACGCTGACGTTTGAGGCAGGTACGGATCCGGACATCGCGCAGGTTCAGGTGCAGAACAAACTGCAACTGGCTATGCCACTGCTACCGCAAGAAGTACAGCAGCAAGGGGTTAACGTTCAGAAATCCAGTAGCAGCTTCCTCATGGTTGCCGCCTTCATCAGTGAAGACGGCAAAATGTCACAGGAAGATATCGCTGACTACGTGGCTGCTAACGTTAAAGATCCTATTAGCCGGACATCCGGCGTGGGTGATGCACAACTGTTTGGTGCCCAATACGCGATGCGTATCTGGTTGGATCCGAACAAGCTGAATAATTACCAACTAACCTCAGGTGATGTCACCGCCGCGATCAAAGTTCAAAACAACCAGATTGCCGCAGGGCAACTGGGTGGCGCGCCACCGGTTCCTGGCCAGCAGTTGAACGCATCGATCATTGCGCAAACCCGACTGAATTCAGCAGAAGAGTTTTCTAAAATACTTCTGAAGGTTAACGCTGATGGATCTCAGGTTCGCCTTAAAGACGTCGCACGCGTTGAGCTGGGCGCAGAAAATTATGACACGATTGCACGTTTTAATGGCCAGCCCGCTGCCGGTATTGGTATTAAATTAGCAACGGGCGCGAATGCGCTGGATACGGCAACTGCAGTAAAAAATGCATTAACCAAAGCGGAAGAATTTTTCCCTGCCGGCCTGAAAGTCGTTTACCCCTACGACACAACGCCCTTCGTTAAGATCTCGATCAACGAAGTAGTGAAAACGCTGGTAGAAGCCATCGTACTGGTATTCCTGGTTATGTATCTGTTCTTACAGAACTTCCGTGCCACGCTAATCCCAACTATCGCGGTGCCGGTCGTCTTGCTGGGGACATTTGCTATCCTCTCTGCATTTGGTTATTCCATTAACACCTTGACGATGTTCGCGATGGTTCTCGCCATCGGGCTTCTGGTAGATGACGCCATCGTCGTTGTGGAAAACGTGGAACGTGTCATGGCGGAAGAAGGTCTGTCGCCTAAAGAAGCAACCAAACGTTCTATGGAGCAAATCCAGGGCGCGCTGGTTGGTATTGCGCTGGTGCTGTCTGCGGTATTCGTCCCGATGGCGTTTACCGGTGGTTCCACAGGGGCAATCTACCGCCAGTTCTCCATCACAATCGTTTCGGCAATGGTGCTGTCGGTACTAGTCGCGTTGATTTTGACGCCAGCACTTTGTGCAACCTTGCTCAAACCGATTGCCAAAGGCGATCACGGTGAGAAAACAGGCTTCTTCGGCTGGTTCAACAGGCTGTTTGAGAAAAGCACGCATCATTACACCGATAGCGTAGCCAATATCCTGCGCAGCACGGGTCGTTACCTGGTCATCTATCTGCTGATTGTTGTCGGTCTGGCGCTGTTGTTCTTACGTTTACCGACCTCCTTCCTGCCAGACGAAGATCAGGGGGTTCTCCTGAACATCGTTCAGTTGCCTTCAGGGGCAACGCAGGAAAACACCCAGAAAATCATGGACAGAATGACGCAATACTATCTCGAGAACGAGAAAGGTAACGTCAAGTCTGTGTTTACCATAACAGGCTTCGGGTTCTCGGGTCGTGGGCAGAATGCCGGTCTGGCTTTCGCCAGCCTGAATGACTGGAGTGAACGGAGCGGCGCGGAGAATAAAGTTCAGGCCATTGCAGGAAGAGCTAACGCGGTCTTCAGCCAGTATAAAGAAGCTATCGTTATTGCCGCCAACGTTCCTGCAATTATCGAACTGGGTACTGCGACAGGTTTCGACTTCCAGTTGATTGACCAGGCTAACCTTGGCCATGCAAAACTGACGGAAGCACGTAACCAACTGTTGGGTATGGCCGCACAACGCCCTGATACGTTAGTACAGGTTCGTCCAAACGGAATGGAAGATACCCCGCAGTTCCGTCTTGATATCGATCAGGAAAAAGCACAGGCGCTTGGTGTGTCACTGTCGGACATCAGCTCAACGTTGGCGACAACGCTGGGCGGCTCGTACGTGAATGACTTTATCGACCGTGGTCGTGTGAAGAAAGTTTACGTTCAGGCCGATGCACCTTTCCGTATGCTACCGGATGACATCAAAAACTGGTACATCCGCGGTAGTAACGGACAAATGGTGCCATTCTCTGCATTTACACAGAGCCACTGGGAATATGGTTCACCGCGTCTGGAGCGTTATAACGGCCAGCCATCCATGCAGATCCAAGGCGAAGCCGCACCAGGTAAGAGTACCGGTGAAGCCATGGCATTGATGGAGAACTTTGTTACCCAATTACCGCAAGGTATCGGCTACGAATGGACGGGTATGTCCTATCAAGAGCGGTTATCCGGCAACCAGGCACCTGCAATCTATGCCATTTCATTGATAGTCGTGTTCCTGTGTCTGGCAGCACTTTATGAGAGCTGGTCAATACCGTTCTCCGTTATGCTAGTTGTTCCATTAGGGATCATCGGTGCATTGATTGCGGCAAATATGACAGGTCTTGAAAATGACGTTTACTTTAAGGTGGGCTTGCTGACAACCATAGGGCTATCCGCGAAGAACGCCATATTGATCGTCGAGTTTGCTAAAGATCTGATGGAAAAAGAAGGGAAAGGACTGATAGAAGCAACGCTGGATGCCGTTCGTATGCGTTTGCGCCCAATCTTGATGACATCCCTTGCCTTTATCCTGGGCGTGATGCCGCTGGTAATCAGTAGCGGCGCAGGCTCCGGTGCACAGAACGCCGTTGGTACTGGCGTAATGGGCGGGATGATTACCGCAACCGTGCTGGCTATCTTCTTCGTTCCAGTGTTCTTTGTGGTTGTCCGCCGTCGCTTCGGCAAGAAAGTAGACGACACAACAGCGCACTAA
- a CDS encoding type B 50S ribosomal protein L31, giving the protein MKAGIHPGYRTVVFHDTSADVYYRTGSTIKTDRTIELEGTSSPYVTIDVSSASHPYYTGKQKEYSKEGSTARFQQRFGNFFK; this is encoded by the coding sequence ATGAAAGCAGGTATTCATCCTGGCTATCGCACCGTGGTATTTCATGATACCAGCGCAGATGTCTATTACAGGACGGGATCAACGATTAAAACCGATCGAACCATTGAACTGGAGGGTACCAGCTCCCCTTACGTCACCATTGACGTATCTTCGGCATCGCATCCCTATTACACCGGGAAGCAAAAAGAGTATTCCAAAGAAGGCAGCACGGCGCGCTTCCAGCAGCGCTTTGGGAACTTCTTCAAGTAA
- the ykgO gene encoding type B 50S ribosomal protein L36, translated as MQVLSSLRSAKNRHKDCIVVRRRGRVYVICKSNPRFKAVQGGKKKKG; from the coding sequence ATGCAGGTGCTTAGTTCGCTGCGTTCAGCAAAAAATCGTCACAAAGATTGTATTGTGGTCCGTCGTCGCGGTCGAGTTTACGTTATATGCAAATCTAATCCGCGCTTTAAGGCCGTGCAAGGCGGGAAAAAGAAAAAAGGTTAA
- the tomB gene encoding Hha toxicity modulator TomB encodes MDEYTPKHYDIAQLRFLCENLCDESIATLGDSSHGWVNDPTSAINLQLNELIEHIATFILTFKIKYPNESELSEQVEKYLDDTYVLFSNYGINDAELRCWQKSKAKLFGMFSGENVCTPAKT; translated from the coding sequence ATGGATGAGTACACACCAAAACATTATGATATTGCCCAACTCAGATTCTTATGTGAGAATCTGTGTGACGAAAGCATAGCAACGTTAGGTGATAGCAGTCACGGCTGGGTCAATGATCCAACATCTGCGATCAATCTCCAATTAAATGAACTTATTGAGCATATCGCTACGTTTATTCTCACATTTAAAATAAAATACCCTAACGAAAGTGAGCTTTCAGAGCAGGTTGAAAAGTATTTGGATGATACTTACGTCTTGTTTAGCAACTACGGTATTAATGATGCTGAGCTGCGGTGCTGGCAGAAGTCCAAAGCAAAATTATTCGGAATGTTCTCAGGGGAGAACGTCTGTACGCCTGCTAAAACTTAA
- a CDS encoding HHA domain-containing protein: protein MKKIDYLMRLRKCTTIDTLERVIEKNKYELSNDELEMFFSAADHRLAELTMNKLYDKVPTAVWRYVR, encoded by the coding sequence ATGAAAAAAATTGACTATTTGATGCGTTTGCGTAAATGCACAACCATTGACACCCTCGAACGCGTTATTGAAAAAAACAAGTATGAGCTATCCAATGATGAACTGGAGATGTTCTTTTCCGCTGCCGATCATCGTCTGGCAGAACTGACGATGAACAAACTCTATGACAAAGTGCCTACTGCGGTATGGCGATACGTCCGTTAA
- a CDS encoding MGMT family protein codes for MSEENDNFRQRVFQIVAAIPYGKIATYGDIAQLADSPRASRQVGGVLKRLPKDSKLPWHRVINRKGEISLVGGDYVRQKSALQAEGVIFNRQGKIELAKYRWQYAP; via the coding sequence ATGTCAGAAGAAAACGATAATTTCCGCCAACGCGTTTTTCAAATCGTCGCGGCCATTCCTTACGGAAAAATAGCGACCTATGGCGACATCGCTCAGCTTGCCGACTCCCCCAGGGCATCAAGGCAAGTAGGAGGTGTATTAAAACGTCTGCCGAAGGACAGCAAACTCCCCTGGCATCGGGTAATCAATCGTAAAGGCGAAATATCGCTGGTCGGTGGAGACTATGTGCGTCAGAAATCAGCGCTGCAAGCAGAGGGCGTTATTTTCAATCGTCAGGGAAAGATTGAACTGGCGAAATACCGCTGGCAATACGCGCCATAG
- a CDS encoding YbaY family lipoprotein, whose amino-acid sequence MKLWHILGGITLSVALAACTQRGDYGVSPQTGAPVTSVSSQHPVVAMPAVTGTVNIRQRITLPHNAVLTVTVSDASLADAPSKVITQRVTRTEGKQAPFQFELPYNPADIQPNARILLSAAVAIDNRVVMVTENVLSVISNGVNNADLVLVPVASVPLPAKNQGSMISNPANETSHMLQGQPASSPVATW is encoded by the coding sequence ATGAAATTATGGCATATCTTAGGTGGTATCACGTTATCGGTGGCTCTGGCTGCATGCACACAGAGGGGGGATTATGGCGTATCTCCTCAAACTGGTGCACCTGTCACCAGTGTGTCTTCACAGCACCCGGTTGTTGCCATGCCAGCGGTAACCGGTACTGTGAATATTCGTCAGCGCATTACGCTCCCTCACAACGCCGTGTTAACCGTTACGGTGTCTGATGCATCGCTGGCAGATGCGCCTTCAAAAGTCATTACTCAGCGGGTGACGAGAACAGAAGGAAAGCAGGCACCTTTCCAATTCGAGTTACCGTATAATCCGGCTGATATTCAACCCAACGCACGTATCTTACTCAGTGCAGCAGTTGCAATTGATAATCGCGTCGTGATGGTGACGGAGAACGTCTTGTCGGTCATTAGCAACGGGGTCAATAACGCCGATTTGGTGCTGGTCCCTGTCGCCTCTGTTCCTCTACCGGCTAAAAATCAGGGATCGATGATATCCAACCCGGCGAATGAGACCTCTCATATGCTTCAGGGGCAACCTGCATCGTCACCTGTGGCAACCTGGTAA
- the tesB gene encoding acyl-CoA thioesterase II: MSQPLQHLLDLLHLEKLEEGLFRGQSDDLGLRQVFGGQVVGQAMSAAKQTVPVERNIHSFHSYFLLPGDSQKPIIYDVENLRDGNSFSARRVSAIQNGRPIFYMTASFQSHEEGFEHQNVMPEVPPPEALKSEQEIAQDMQHLLPPRFRDKFIQASPIEMRPVKFHNPLKGEVDEPVRHVWCRACGPLPGDKRIHQYLLGYTSDCNFLLTALQPHGVGFLEPGMQVATIDHSMWFHRDFRLDDWLLYTIESTSASGARGFVRGQFYTREGVLVASSVQEGVMRRRQS; the protein is encoded by the coding sequence ATGAGTCAACCACTACAACACCTTCTCGACCTCCTGCATTTAGAGAAGCTCGAAGAAGGGCTATTTCGCGGACAAAGCGATGATTTGGGACTGCGCCAGGTCTTTGGCGGGCAAGTCGTAGGCCAAGCCATGTCAGCCGCCAAACAGACCGTTCCCGTAGAACGTAACATTCACTCTTTCCACAGCTACTTTTTGCTGCCCGGCGACAGCCAGAAACCGATTATTTATGACGTTGAAAACCTGCGCGATGGCAACAGTTTCAGCGCCAGACGCGTCAGTGCCATCCAGAATGGTCGCCCTATCTTTTATATGACGGCCTCGTTTCAAAGTCATGAAGAAGGGTTTGAACACCAGAATGTGATGCCTGAGGTTCCACCGCCAGAAGCGCTGAAATCCGAGCAGGAAATCGCGCAAGATATGCAGCATCTCCTGCCGCCCCGCTTTCGCGATAAATTCATTCAGGCCAGCCCGATTGAGATGCGTCCGGTTAAATTCCATAACCCCCTAAAAGGCGAAGTGGACGAACCGGTACGACATGTCTGGTGCCGGGCCTGCGGCCCATTGCCGGGCGATAAGCGTATTCACCAATATCTGCTTGGCTATACCTCTGACTGCAACTTCCTACTCACAGCCTTACAGCCTCATGGCGTTGGCTTTTTGGAGCCGGGTATGCAGGTCGCCACGATTGATCACTCAATGTGGTTCCACCGTGATTTCAGGTTGGATGACTGGCTGTTATACACCATAGAAAGTACATCCGCATCCGGTGCTCGTGGCTTTGTCCGTGGGCAGTTCTATACCCGAGAAGGCGTGCTGGTTGCATCCAGCGTACAGGAAGGGGTGATGCGCCGCCGCCAATCGTAA
- the amtB gene encoding ammonium transporter AmtB — translation MKKLLSSLGLGVAALLPSWAMAATPTIDKADNAFIMICTALVLFMTIPGIALFYGGLIRSKNVLSMMTQVSVTFAMVCILWVVYGYSLAFSEGNAFFGGFSTFMLKGIGIESISGTYYQFVHVAYQASFACITVALIVGAIAERIRFSAVLIFVALWLTFSYLPMTHMVWGGGYLALDGALDFAGGTVVHINAAVAGLVGAYLLGKRAGFGKEAFKPHNLPMVFIGTAILYIGWFGFNAGSAGAANGIAALAFLNTVVATAAAILAWVGGEWMVRGKPSLLGACSGCIAGLVAITPAAGTVGVGGALIIGLAGGITGLWGVTVLKRWLRVDDPCDVFGVHGVCGIVGCILTGVFTSASLGGTGYAEGVTMAHQVWVQLFSVIIALVWSGVVAFIAFKVADMIVGLRVPEDQEREGLDINSHGESAYNQ, via the coding sequence ATGAAAAAATTACTCTCTTCATTAGGTCTCGGTGTGGCGGCATTACTCCCGTCCTGGGCAATGGCTGCAACACCGACGATTGATAAAGCGGATAACGCTTTTATTATGATTTGTACCGCGCTGGTACTTTTTATGACTATACCGGGCATCGCACTGTTTTATGGCGGCCTGATCCGCTCGAAGAACGTTCTGTCCATGATGACGCAGGTGAGCGTAACATTCGCGATGGTTTGTATCTTGTGGGTGGTTTACGGATATAGCCTGGCTTTCAGCGAAGGTAATGCCTTCTTCGGTGGCTTCAGTACGTTTATGCTGAAAGGCATCGGAATTGAATCGATTAGCGGCACCTACTATCAATTTGTACACGTGGCGTACCAGGCTTCCTTTGCCTGCATCACCGTTGCGCTGATTGTCGGGGCGATTGCTGAACGTATCCGTTTCTCTGCTGTACTGATTTTCGTTGCGCTGTGGCTGACATTCTCCTATCTACCGATGACGCACATGGTGTGGGGCGGTGGTTATCTGGCATTGGATGGCGCGCTGGACTTCGCGGGTGGTACGGTGGTTCACATTAACGCCGCGGTCGCTGGGTTGGTTGGTGCTTATTTGCTGGGCAAACGTGCTGGTTTTGGCAAAGAAGCCTTCAAACCACATAACCTGCCGATGGTGTTTATCGGTACGGCGATTCTGTACATCGGCTGGTTTGGCTTTAACGCAGGTTCTGCGGGTGCCGCAAACGGTATTGCTGCTCTGGCTTTCCTGAACACGGTTGTCGCTACTGCTGCTGCGATTTTGGCGTGGGTTGGTGGTGAGTGGATGGTGCGCGGTAAGCCTTCTCTGCTGGGTGCATGCTCCGGTTGTATCGCGGGTCTGGTGGCAATCACACCAGCAGCGGGTACGGTTGGCGTCGGTGGTGCACTGATCATCGGTCTGGCTGGCGGTATTACCGGTCTGTGGGGCGTTACGGTACTGAAAAGATGGCTGCGTGTGGATGACCCATGTGATGTATTTGGTGTACATGGTGTGTGTGGTATCGTTGGTTGCATTCTGACTGGTGTATTTACTTCGGCATCTTTAGGTGGCACGGGCTATGCGGAAGGCGTGACGATGGCGCATCAGGTTTGGGTCCAGTTATTCAGTGTGATCATTGCTCTGGTTTGGTCTGGCGTGGTGGCATTCATCGCTTTCAAAGTGGCGGATATGATTGTCGGCCTGCGTGTTCCTGAAGATCAAGAGCGCGAAGGTTTGGACATCAACAGCCATGGTGAGAGTGCTTACAACCAATAA
- the glnK gene encoding P-II family nitrogen regulator, giving the protein MKLVTVVIKPFKLEDVREALSSVGIQGLTVTEVKGFGRQKGHAELYRGAEYSVNFLPKVKIDIAIADDQLDEVIDVISKAAYTGKIGDGKIFVAELQRVIRIRTGETDEAAL; this is encoded by the coding sequence ATGAAACTGGTTACTGTGGTGATAAAACCATTCAAGCTGGAAGATGTACGTGAAGCGTTATCTTCTGTCGGCATCCAGGGGCTCACCGTCACTGAGGTGAAAGGATTTGGTCGTCAGAAGGGGCACGCGGAACTCTACCGTGGTGCAGAATATAGCGTTAACTTTTTACCCAAAGTAAAAATTGATATTGCGATTGCAGACGACCAATTGGATGAAGTGATCGATGTTATCAGCAAAGCGGCGTACACCGGAAAAATTGGTGATGGCAAAATTTTTGTCGCCGAGTTGCAAAGGGTTATCCGTATTCGTACGGGTGAAACTGACGAAGCCGCACTTTAA